The nucleotide sequence GCTGCTATGTTTCTGTTTATCAGAAGAATGGCCGACAGTACCCAAGTAGCAAATACGGCATTGATGTATAAAAATATACTTGACGATGAACACGACGAAAATATGGAAACGGATAGTACTTCCCACGATTATCTAGGATCTAAAATATTGGTCTACGACATCAACGGTCCTTTGTTTTTTGGCGCCGCAAACACCTTCTTGGATATCTTAAACGAATTGAAGACCCATACTGAATTTTTAATACTTAAAATGAATAACGTCCCTAATATGGATGCCACTGCTCTGGATGCACTTAAAAGAATACACAAAAGATGCGTTAAGGAAAAGACCGCCTTATATTATTGCGGAGTCAATGAACAGCCCCTTAAGATTTTAAGGGTTTCAGGCTATATCGATGATGTAGGTGAATACAATTTCTTTGATGATGTAAAAGATGCTGTCAAATCGGCTGCATTGAAAGTTTCAAATTTATAAAACAAACTACTTAAATCACCTTCAAATAAGTTCAAGGTGATTTTTAATTTCATTTATTCCAGTAGAAATACGCATATGGATAATATGCTATTGACAATAAAAAGCGTGAGGAATATAATATGACTAACAAGTCACATGACCAGTTGGACACATTAAATTCTGAGGAGGAATTTCTATGATAAGCGTTAAAAATCTATACCATTCCTATGAAAAAAACGACGCCTATGCGGTAAAGGACGTTAGTTTCGAAGTTGAAAAAGGCGAAGTGTTCGGTTTTTTAGGCCCATCCGGTGCAGGCAAGTCAACTACCCAGGGCATCTTGACCGGTCTTCTTCCCTTGCAAAAGGGTGAAGCGACGGTAGCAGGTTGTGACATGCACAAACCCCAGAGAAGCATGTTCAATAAAATAGGCGTCTCTTTTGAGCAGTCCAATGTTTACGGCAAACTGACAGCTTTGGAAAACTTAAAATTCTATCAAAAACTCTTTGATGTAAAAACTGAAGACCCAATGAAGCTATTAGAGATAGCTGGTTTAGATCATGTGGCAAACAAAAAAGCAGGTGAATTTTCAAAAGGAATGAAGCACCGACTTACATTCGTAAGAAGCATGCTCAATAATCCGGAATTGTGGTTCTTGGATGAGCCTACAACAGGATTGGATCCCGCAATTGCAAGTAAGATAAAAGATATAATAAAAGAGCAGAATTCAAAGGGAACAACCGTTTTTTTGACAACCCATAACATGTTCGTGGCAGATGAACTTTGTCATAGGGTTGCCTTCATAATCGACGGGGTCATAAAACTCATCGATTCCCCTAGAAATCTCAAGCTCAAATACGGTGAAAAAATGGTGGCTGTAGACCATGTTGAAGAAGGTAAAACCGTAAAGGAGCAATTATCCCTCTTGCTGCCAGAGGATAAGGAAAGGCTAAGTCATATAATCAAAAATGGCAAGATTGAAATGATGCATACCAAAGAGGCTACTCTAGAGGAAATTTTCATAAAAGTAACCGGGAGGGGGCTGAAATAATATGAAAAAGCTCTTCACCACTTTTTTAAAAGACGCAAAACTTTCATTAAATAGC is from Alkalibacter saccharofermentans DSM 14828 and encodes:
- a CDS encoding ABC transporter ATP-binding protein, which codes for MISVKNLYHSYEKNDAYAVKDVSFEVEKGEVFGFLGPSGAGKSTTQGILTGLLPLQKGEATVAGCDMHKPQRSMFNKIGVSFEQSNVYGKLTALENLKFYQKLFDVKTEDPMKLLEIAGLDHVANKKAGEFSKGMKHRLTFVRSMLNNPELWFLDEPTTGLDPAIASKIKDIIKEQNSKGTTVFLTTHNMFVADELCHRVAFIIDGVIKLIDSPRNLKLKYGEKMVAVDHVEEGKTVKEQLSLLLPEDKERLSHIIKNGKIEMMHTKEATLEEIFIKVTGRGLK